A portion of the Lysinibacillus timonensis genome contains these proteins:
- a CDS encoding sensor histidine kinase, whose translation MLTLYLRERCAWIVFFITLLLIINLLFYLDIGFSGISVSYFNLIVLSLFILFLVWRYKKETNQLRNFLGNIFENNNNFREVQIDTLSPFQRKYIKYLFQVVQKKESQLNEIKIKVQEDTEDVLAWIHEMKTPLTAMKLMIEQIDESKSRHKIEKEWLRINYLLDQQLHNSRLVTIEKDNKFEKLNLKAIIHKEIREFQSWCIEKGIGFQLEGLNLEVITDKKWLSFIIRQILSNAIKYSYENTEIQFYTQVDENEHLLLHIEDQGIGISKEDLPRVFQKSFTGTVGRESVQSTGMGLYLADNAARKLGIKILVQSKENEGSIFTLQFPNKNEYHEQMIGR comes from the coding sequence ATGTTAACGTTATACTTAAGAGAGCGCTGTGCCTGGATAGTTTTCTTTATTACGCTACTACTTATAATTAATCTGTTATTTTATCTTGATATAGGATTTTCAGGGATTTCGGTGAGTTACTTTAATCTAATAGTTCTTTCCTTATTCATATTGTTTCTCGTTTGGAGATATAAAAAAGAAACGAATCAATTAAGAAATTTCCTAGGAAATATATTTGAAAATAATAATAATTTTAGAGAAGTACAAATAGATACATTATCACCATTTCAAAGAAAATATATAAAATATCTATTTCAGGTAGTCCAAAAAAAAGAATCACAGTTAAACGAAATAAAAATAAAAGTTCAAGAAGATACAGAAGATGTGTTAGCTTGGATTCATGAAATGAAGACACCCCTTACGGCTATGAAATTAATGATTGAGCAAATAGATGAAAGTAAAAGTCGCCATAAAATTGAGAAAGAATGGCTTCGAATTAATTACTTGCTAGATCAACAGTTACATAATTCACGGCTAGTTACAATTGAGAAGGATAACAAATTTGAGAAGCTTAATTTAAAAGCAATCATCCATAAAGAAATTAGAGAATTTCAGTCCTGGTGTATTGAAAAAGGGATTGGTTTTCAACTTGAAGGGTTAAATCTTGAGGTTATTACAGATAAAAAGTGGTTGTCGTTTATAATAAGACAAATTTTATCCAACGCTATTAAATATAGTTATGAAAATACAGAAATTCAGTTTTATACACAAGTTGATGAAAACGAACATTTACTACTTCATATTGAAGATCAGGGTATAGGAATTTCAAAGGAAGATCTCCCGAGAGTTTTTCAAAAATCATTTACTGGTACAGTTGGTAGAGAATCTGTTCAATCTACTGGGATGGGGTTATATCTTGCTGATAATGCAGCAAGAAAGCTTGGAATAAAGATACTTGTTCAATCTAAGGAAAACGAAGGATCAATCTTCACCTTACAATTTCCTAATAAAAATGAATATCATGAACAAATGATTGGTAGATGA